A segment of the Vibrio parahaemolyticus genome:
GAAGGCCTCGTAATCGACCGACCGTAAACAGCGCCGAAGTTTCCATGTCTGCACCTAGAATACCTTTCTTGTTCCAGTACTGACAAATGGCCTCTTCGTCATCGGTGTAGAAACTGTCGTGAGAACGTACTACGCCGAAATGATATGGCGTCGTTTGCGTTGACAAATAACGCTCGACTTCTTTCAGTAGAGTAAAGCTTGCGTACGCCGGATAAGCCGAATCGACGTACGATTTGGAACCACCTTCGTCTCTTACTGCACCTTCAGCAACAATCAATTCTCCAAGCTGAACCCAAGATTGCATAGCACCCGCAGATCCAACACGTACCACATGAGTTACGCCGCACTGTTTGAGCTCTTCTACCGCAATGATCATCGATGGTGCGCCGATGCCTGTGCTGCATACAGAAACAGCCTGACCTTTGTAGTTGCCGGTAAACACGCGGTACTCACGGTTTTCCGACACCATTTCTGCATCATCAAATAATGCCGCGATACGATTCGCTCGATCTGGCTCGCCACATACAATAACAAGAGGAGCGACTTGTGTTTCATCAACACCGATATGAGGTTGTTTAGCCATTTGCTTGTTCCTTACGCTGCTGCTTGAGCTAAGGTTTTATCGCCATTGCGCTTGGCACTACGAGCCCACTCACGCGTACCATTGGCAGCAATGAACATAAGAATCGCGTACTGAACAGACATTGCGTACACACCTTGCGTCGCGTAGATACCCACACTGATGATGTTGATCACAACCCATAGAATCCAGTTTTCGACGTATTTACGTGTCATCAGAATTTGTGCAACAACAGAAAGTACCGTCATGGTTGCATCCCAGAACGGGAACGCATCAGGCTCAAGTACTGGCTCAGACAGGCCTGCACCGAAAATGTTTAGGCTATCAACAGCAATGTTTGCCAGCGCGAAGAAGAATGGGTCAATGTAGATGGTCAACAA
Coding sequences within it:
- a CDS encoding nucleoside phosphorylase; amino-acid sequence: MAKQPHIGVDETQVAPLVIVCGEPDRANRIAALFDDAEMVSENREYRVFTGNYKGQAVSVCSTGIGAPSMIIAVEELKQCGVTHVVRVGSAGAMQSWVQLGELIVAEGAVRDEGGSKSYVDSAYPAYASFTLLKEVERYLSTQTTPYHFGVVRSHDSFYTDDEEAICQYWNKKGILGADMETSALFTVGRLRGLHVASILNNVVLYQQDVKEGVGQYVDEAKVMMEGEKLASFTALEALIAQA
- the pnuC gene encoding nicotinamide riboside transporter PnuC, with protein sequence MDLFALLDINNTLVNIPIGDGYAMSWIEAFGTVFGLLCIWFASQEKTINYVFGLLNVTLFAVIFFQIQLYGLLLLQLFFFCANIYGWYAWTRPNAQGETLEVRWLSKQKLMATAVVCVVSIALLTIYIDPFFFALANIAVDSLNIFGAGLSEPVLEPDAFPFWDATMTVLSVVAQILMTRKYVENWILWVVINIISVGIYATQGVYAMSVQYAILMFIAANGTREWARSAKRNGDKTLAQAAA